The following are encoded together in the Drosophila biarmipes strain raj3 chromosome 3L, RU_DBia_V1.1, whole genome shotgun sequence genome:
- the LOC108028234 gene encoding uncharacterized protein LOC108028234, translating into MVLLRVIKYLVGCVVRVCNELSQNMSSLNKMFKYHLLEVS; encoded by the exons ATGGTGCTGCTGCGAGTGATCAAGTATCTAGTGG GCTGCGTGGTGCGCGTCTGCAACGAGTTGTCCCAGAACATGAGTTCGCTGAACAAAATGTTCAAGTACCATTTGCTGGAGGTCAGCTAG